A portion of the Leptospira broomii serovar Hurstbridge str. 5399 genome contains these proteins:
- a CDS encoding ATP-binding protein, with translation MIDYQNRRIKFHESSSPWIRSFTLESIKCLIVCRGPVRKEAMEIFDLIGIREYGILLSEKDSVVYPMSLAPELRGFRFPSNIHRVPDYMGSGAEEKAARIKQIISIAKDNQYTHIFAGYGFMAEDAEFIEAIETNGIIFMGPSAHVAHQAGSKDEAKKLARKLNVSVTPGVDTISATCLLKKAKDASALEALAKQKGISFSFDSSKSPEENAEALLYLGYDKIVELVTIAELQAQAEIECSKIWEKYPSNRIRFKYVGGGGGKGQRVVAKPDEVKSAVQEILSESKVTAPGSNRNFLIELNIEKTRHNEIQLIGNGHWCVALGGRDCSVQMHEQKLLEISLTQELLQKEIAAAEKKSPKKAEILKADLKVLKEMEEQSERFGEAVKLNSVSTFELIVEGTNHFFMEMNTRIQVEHRVTEMAYTLKFFNPENNAEFFVVDSLIEAMALISLHGKRLPKPERTVRNISGAEVRINATNKAIQPHAGGIILNWSKPLPEEIRDDQGISVRNPDTGLFVHYRVAGAYDSNIALLITYGTDREDNLRRLANILRRTELRGQDLQTNLIVHYGLINWILGKDAMFKPSTAFMISYLAAVGALEELSKDVDLEVAWKKLLASVPADGKKTLSRKLTLLTRPVGDLLSDAHLLAGFLGYHLDFSWKLEKGNVIWLRNPLYVLSDLYTYLNMEGEPHQSPSEKIWDHDDEILKAGLAFYSELEKRTGTKADSNRWEEFFVSSKPQAGFDETLWAKSVAAHKGFQIGLELLKLIPNIGNQSRFYTLTMDENMEPVIPDEFKKAETRDALIKVLAPPPKASSDEIVSPMGGMFYSKESPDLPPMIKEGDHFKVGQSLFIVEVMKMFNKITAPFSGTIKEIILQDSDGKIIQKGQTIFKIVPDEVLKVETPQEIQERKNKVTLSLL, from the coding sequence ATGATCGACTATCAAAATAGACGTATTAAATTTCACGAATCATCTTCCCCTTGGATCCGCTCATTCACACTCGAGTCGATCAAATGTTTGATCGTATGCCGAGGTCCTGTGCGGAAGGAAGCAATGGAGATTTTCGATCTGATTGGAATCCGCGAATATGGGATTCTTTTATCCGAAAAAGACTCGGTCGTTTATCCGATGTCTTTGGCTCCGGAATTAAGAGGGTTCCGATTCCCTTCCAATATCCATCGGGTCCCTGACTATATGGGAAGCGGGGCTGAGGAGAAAGCGGCACGCATAAAACAAATTATTTCGATCGCGAAAGATAACCAATACACTCATATATTCGCCGGATACGGCTTTATGGCGGAAGACGCCGAATTCATAGAAGCAATCGAAACGAACGGTATTATTTTCATGGGACCTTCCGCTCACGTAGCGCATCAAGCGGGTTCTAAAGACGAGGCTAAGAAGCTCGCTAGAAAATTAAACGTATCAGTAACTCCTGGAGTCGATACGATTTCAGCGACCTGCCTTCTAAAAAAAGCAAAAGATGCAAGCGCCTTGGAAGCGTTGGCAAAACAAAAGGGAATTTCTTTTTCGTTCGATTCGTCCAAATCTCCCGAAGAAAATGCGGAAGCTTTATTATATCTAGGTTATGATAAAATCGTAGAATTAGTAACCATTGCGGAATTGCAAGCACAGGCCGAAATCGAATGTTCTAAGATATGGGAAAAATACCCTTCTAATCGAATCCGTTTTAAATACGTAGGCGGTGGCGGGGGTAAGGGGCAGCGAGTCGTTGCTAAACCTGACGAAGTCAAATCTGCAGTTCAAGAAATTTTATCCGAATCGAAAGTAACTGCGCCAGGATCGAATCGGAACTTTTTGATCGAATTAAATATCGAGAAAACCCGTCATAATGAAATCCAATTGATCGGGAACGGTCATTGGTGTGTGGCGTTAGGCGGAAGAGATTGCTCGGTTCAAATGCACGAACAGAAGCTGCTCGAAATCTCTCTCACTCAGGAGCTATTGCAGAAAGAGATCGCAGCCGCCGAAAAAAAATCTCCGAAAAAAGCGGAGATTCTCAAGGCGGATTTGAAAGTTCTGAAAGAGATGGAAGAACAGTCGGAACGTTTTGGTGAAGCTGTCAAACTCAATAGCGTTTCCACGTTCGAGCTGATCGTAGAGGGCACAAATCACTTTTTCATGGAAATGAATACTAGAATTCAAGTGGAACATAGAGTCACCGAGATGGCTTACACCTTGAAGTTCTTCAATCCTGAAAATAATGCCGAATTCTTCGTAGTAGATAGTTTGATCGAAGCTATGGCATTAATCTCCTTGCATGGAAAGAGATTGCCTAAGCCGGAACGCACCGTCAGAAATATTTCCGGAGCGGAAGTACGTATCAATGCCACGAATAAAGCGATTCAACCTCACGCAGGCGGAATTATCCTTAATTGGTCCAAACCATTGCCTGAGGAAATTCGAGACGATCAGGGAATTTCGGTACGCAATCCCGACACCGGCTTATTCGTTCATTACCGTGTAGCCGGTGCCTATGATTCGAATATCGCCTTGTTGATAACGTACGGGACGGATCGTGAAGATAACTTACGCAGATTAGCAAATATTCTTCGCAGGACGGAACTTAGAGGGCAGGATTTACAGACAAATCTGATCGTTCATTACGGTTTGATCAATTGGATTCTAGGTAAGGACGCAATGTTCAAACCTTCCACAGCTTTTATGATTTCCTATCTAGCGGCGGTAGGTGCGCTGGAAGAACTATCAAAGGACGTTGACTTGGAAGTCGCTTGGAAAAAATTGCTGGCTTCCGTTCCCGCTGACGGCAAGAAAACCCTCTCTAGAAAACTAACCCTTCTCACTCGTCCGGTTGGCGATTTACTCTCGGATGCTCATCTATTGGCGGGATTTTTAGGATACCATTTGGATTTTTCCTGGAAACTCGAAAAAGGAAACGTGATCTGGTTGCGAAACCCGCTATACGTTCTTTCCGACCTTTATACTTATTTGAATATGGAAGGTGAACCTCATCAGTCGCCGTCCGAAAAGATCTGGGATCACGACGATGAGATTTTGAAAGCAGGTCTGGCATTCTATTCGGAACTTGAAAAAAGGACGGGAACAAAGGCGGACTCCAATCGCTGGGAAGAATTCTTCGTGTCATCTAAGCCCCAAGCGGGATTCGATGAAACGCTATGGGCCAAGTCGGTCGCCGCGCATAAAGGATTTCAAATCGGTTTAGAACTTCTGAAACTCATTCCGAATATCGGGAATCAATCCCGTTTCTATACTCTGACGATGGACGAAAATATGGAACCGGTCATCCCGGATGAATTTAAAAAGGCGGAAACTAGAGACGCGCTTATCAAAGTTCTTGCCCCTCCGCCAAAAGCAAGTTCGGATGAAATCGTGTCTCCTATGGGCGGAATGTTTTATTCGAAAGAATCTCCGGATCTTCCTCCGATGATCAAGGAGGGAGATCACTTTAAAGTAGGGCAATCTCTCTTTATCGTAGAAGTTATGAAGATGTTCAATAAGATCACTGCTCCGTTCTCCGGCACGATTAAGGAAATAATTCTTCAAGATAGCGACGGGAAAATCATCCAAAAAGGTCAAACGATCTTCAAGATCGTTCCGGATGAAGTCTTAAAAGTCGAAACCCCTCAAGAAATACAAGAAAGAAAGAATAAAGTGACTCTCTCTTTGCTCTGA
- a CDS encoding acyl-CoA carboxylase subunit beta, whose amino-acid sequence MSEPTYSMENPFQNKSGTDVESSPKGIYEDANAMGRELLEKPLQGGGTDRILVQHSKSRMTVWERIKVLTESEPNILYQNWGKNLDGASLVTGILNINGRDVAVYGHDFTLRAGSMDATNGSKLARLIYTAGEHGIPLIGMNDSAGAYVPAGVGGLDGYSEAFTALRKISGVVPSIMLMFGFNAGGGSYLPRQGSFMIQSENTFFGLTGPGVVKSVLGEDISADDLGGPKVHGQSGVVDLVTSDELGSLRTSLRLLSYLPDNNHSFAPFHPTSDPTDRFIYEEEILFRKTFNSPTGMNTPFDITLYIQNICDHGQYFEIQPQRSRNLITAFGRIGGHVVGFVANNSAVSSGQIDIGAARKGTRFIRFCNVYNIPVIFLEDTTGFLPGKEQEHHGIVLEGRKLLDSIIDLRTPRLTLIIRNAFGGAYASFNSYHTGASMVFALPTARIAVMGPAGKDYVYKDEMAAIHKEFQENIKKGTPEKEASAIRDKKFQVLSQQYEKELMNPKEALSLGSVSRIVLPGTTRSILFQNLDYLVRHYKPAPMSGPQREFE is encoded by the coding sequence ATGTCGGAACCAACCTACTCCATGGAAAATCCCTTCCAGAACAAATCAGGAACGGATGTCGAATCATCTCCTAAGGGCATTTACGAAGATGCCAATGCCATGGGCAGGGAGTTGCTAGAAAAACCTCTTCAGGGAGGCGGCACTGATCGAATTCTAGTACAACACTCTAAATCGAGAATGACCGTTTGGGAAAGGATCAAGGTCCTAACCGAATCGGAGCCTAATATACTTTACCAAAACTGGGGAAAGAATTTAGACGGAGCTTCTCTCGTTACAGGGATTCTTAATATTAACGGAAGAGACGTGGCGGTTTACGGTCATGATTTTACTCTTCGCGCCGGTTCAATGGATGCTACTAACGGTAGCAAATTAGCGAGATTAATCTATACGGCAGGCGAACACGGCATTCCTTTAATCGGAATGAACGATTCTGCAGGTGCTTACGTTCCGGCGGGAGTCGGAGGACTAGACGGATACTCCGAAGCATTTACTGCGCTGCGGAAAATTAGCGGCGTAGTTCCGAGTATCATGCTCATGTTCGGATTTAATGCCGGGGGAGGATCTTATCTCCCTCGCCAAGGGTCATTTATGATTCAATCCGAGAATACATTCTTTGGCCTTACCGGTCCCGGAGTGGTAAAATCGGTGTTGGGAGAAGATATTTCCGCGGATGATCTGGGCGGACCGAAAGTGCATGGTCAGAGCGGGGTTGTCGATCTGGTGACTAGTGACGAACTCGGTTCTTTACGTACTTCCCTTCGCCTTTTATCTTATCTGCCGGACAATAACCATAGCTTTGCGCCATTTCATCCCACCTCGGATCCGACGGACCGTTTTATTTACGAAGAAGAAATCCTATTTCGAAAAACGTTCAATTCTCCGACAGGAATGAACACCCCTTTCGATATCACCCTTTATATTCAAAATATCTGCGATCATGGACAATACTTCGAAATTCAACCGCAACGTTCCAGAAACCTGATCACCGCGTTCGGAAGAATCGGAGGTCACGTCGTCGGCTTCGTCGCGAATAATTCGGCAGTATCATCCGGTCAAATCGACATCGGCGCCGCCAGAAAAGGAACTCGATTTATACGCTTTTGTAATGTATATAATATTCCCGTAATATTCTTAGAGGATACGACCGGTTTCTTACCGGGAAAAGAACAGGAGCATCACGGAATCGTTTTAGAAGGACGGAAGCTTCTGGATTCCATTATCGATCTGCGCACACCTCGATTGACATTGATTATCCGAAATGCCTTCGGGGGCGCGTATGCTTCCTTCAATTCATACCATACCGGAGCAAGTATGGTTTTTGCGTTACCTACCGCCAGAATTGCTGTCATGGGTCCCGCAGGGAAGGATTACGTTTATAAAGACGAGATGGCCGCCATTCACAAGGAATTCCAAGAGAATATAAAAAAAGGCACCCCCGAAAAAGAAGCATCGGCCATCCGCGATAAAAAATTCCAAGTTTTATCACAGCAGTATGAGAAGGAACTCATGAATCCTAAAGAAGCATTGTCTCTAGGTTCCGTCTCCCGTATCGTTTTACCCGGAACCACGAGAAGCATTTTATTTCAAAATCTAGACTATCTAGTTCGCCACTATAAACCAGCCCCGATGTCCGGGCCACAAAGGGAGTTCGAATAG